In Candidatus Mycalebacterium zealandia, one DNA window encodes the following:
- a CDS encoding Fic family protein — protein MPVSQSVRKRIQSLREEYAFLKAGKESLLTLIDDAETPENIYNSNAIENSTLTLKETEKILLKMEISRNVSVREIFEAKNLARVIAYKREKAATTPLTGELILFLHNMLMSGIDDSIAGRFRQKGEFVKVGFHIAPGPEHVEQMINEILIFHSNDMEGYFLDKIAKFHLDFETIHPFCDGNGRIGRVIINFQLLALGFPRVIIRNNEKQIYYRAFDEYREKEKTKGMEKVMSLALLESLHKRTTYLRGEKIIRLSDYIKAHKLSASSFTNAARRQTIPAFREKGVWKIGEEQ, from the coding sequence ATGCCAGTTTCTCAATCTGTCAGAAAAAGAATTCAGTCTTTACGTGAAGAATACGCCTTTCTGAAAGCCGGCAAGGAATCACTTTTAACCCTGATTGACGATGCGGAAACTCCGGAGAACATCTACAACTCAAACGCGATAGAAAATTCCACTCTGACGCTCAAAGAAACGGAGAAAATTCTGCTGAAAATGGAAATTTCCCGCAATGTGTCCGTACGGGAAATATTTGAGGCAAAAAATCTGGCACGGGTAATTGCATACAAACGCGAAAAAGCGGCAACCACTCCGCTGACCGGGGAATTGATTCTTTTTCTCCATAATATGCTCATGAGCGGAATTGACGACTCCATAGCGGGGCGGTTCCGGCAAAAAGGCGAATTTGTAAAAGTCGGATTTCACATAGCGCCGGGACCGGAGCACGTTGAGCAAATGATAAATGAAATCCTGATTTTCCACTCAAACGATATGGAAGGTTATTTTCTGGACAAAATAGCAAAATTCCATTTGGATTTTGAAACCATTCATCCATTTTGCGACGGCAACGGACGTATCGGGCGGGTTATTATAAACTTCCAACTGCTGGCTCTGGGTTTTCCGCGCGTAATAATACGCAATAATGAAAAACAGATTTATTACCGGGCGTTTGACGAATACAGGGAAAAAGAAAAAACAAAAGGCATGGAGAAAGTTATGTCGCTTGCCCTGCTTGAATCCCTGCATAAAAGAACAACCTACCTGAGAGGTGAAAAAATCATCCGCCTGTCGGACTACATAAAAGCGCATAAACTTTCTGCGTCCTCATTCACAAACGCCGCCCGCAGACAGACTATTCCGGCTTTCCGCGAAAAGGGGGTTTGGAAAATTGGGGAGGAACAATAA
- the crcB gene encoding fluoride efflux transporter CrcB, producing MVWNLICVMAGGAAGSGLRYIFFRAVPSASFPVGTLGVNIIGSFLIGLAYIHFQNRIADESMRLLLMTGLLGGFTTFSAFSLETLNLIQNGNLTKAGLNIVLSVSLCLIACFAGMWTGNRV from the coding sequence ATGGTATGGAATTTAATATGCGTGATGGCGGGCGGCGCGGCGGGGTCGGGACTGCGCTACATATTTTTCCGCGCCGTTCCGTCCGCGAGTTTTCCGGTCGGAACTCTCGGAGTGAACATAATCGGCTCGTTTCTCATAGGGCTTGCGTATATCCATTTTCAAAACCGCATCGCGGACGAATCCATGCGTTTGCTCTTAATGACGGGACTACTCGGCGGATTTACAACCTTTTCCGCGTTTTCGCTTGAAACTCTGAACCTCATACAAAACGGCAATTTAACCAAAGCGGGGCTAAACATTGTTTTGTCCGTTTCCCTCTGCCTGATTGCGTGTTTTGCAGGAATGTGGACGGGAAACCGGGTTTAA
- a CDS encoding amidohydrolase family protein: MNGTIFVCSDIVPVSCEPVKNGAVAASGGKITAVGGAEEIKKSFPDFTVRDLGRGVVAPGFINCHTHLELGWLKPEKKFKSFTSWLKHIIDGKSSGANTGKIERSVTDGIKSLIQSGVTTVGEISSYGNDADILKNSPLRTVLFREIMDNRPDTDTQTEPSERFEERLFAHAPYSCGPELIEKVFKISARGNIPTGIHLAESPEETAFVKGEKNGFEETIYPLIGKPPMKRHKAETPFQYLRAIESGGAKITGVHMAHIKKSEIKQIQKTGMGVVLCPRSNEFLGTGTAPVPEYAEMERIGLGTDGLSSNTTLNFFDEIKALYKLLLPLGENTAAEKAVRIATLGGAEALFMEDKIGSIETGKDSDLIFIECGETENPYLEIVKANKAEVL; this comes from the coding sequence ATGAACGGCACAATTTTCGTCTGCTCAGATATTGTTCCCGTTTCGTGCGAGCCGGTAAAAAACGGCGCGGTCGCGGCAAGCGGCGGGAAAATAACCGCGGTGGGCGGCGCGGAGGAAATAAAAAAAAGTTTTCCGGATTTCACAGTCCGCGATCTCGGGCGCGGCGTTGTCGCCCCCGGATTTATAAACTGCCACACGCATCTTGAACTGGGCTGGCTCAAGCCCGAAAAAAAATTCAAAAGTTTCACCTCGTGGCTTAAACACATAATTGACGGAAAATCGTCCGGGGCGAACACCGGAAAAATAGAGCGTTCCGTAACTGACGGCATTAAATCCCTGATTCAAAGCGGCGTAACAACGGTCGGTGAAATATCATCCTACGGAAATGACGCAGACATATTAAAAAACAGCCCGCTGAGGACGGTTCTTTTTCGTGAAATAATGGACAACAGACCGGACACGGATACGCAGACCGAACCCTCAGAGAGATTTGAGGAGCGGCTTTTTGCCCACGCGCCGTATTCGTGCGGTCCCGAACTTATTGAAAAAGTTTTCAAAATTTCGGCGCGCGGCAACATTCCGACCGGAATTCATCTCGCGGAAAGCCCCGAAGAAACCGCTTTTGTAAAAGGCGAAAAAAACGGGTTTGAGGAAACAATATATCCCCTTATCGGAAAACCGCCGATGAAGCGGCACAAAGCGGAGACGCCTTTTCAATACCTGCGTGCAATTGAAAGCGGCGGCGCGAAGATTACGGGGGTGCACATGGCGCACATTAAAAAAAGCGAAATAAAACAGATACAAAAAACGGGCATGGGCGTTGTTCTGTGTCCGAGGAGCAACGAGTTTCTCGGCACGGGAACGGCTCCGGTTCCGGAGTATGCGGAAATGGAAAGAATCGGCCTCGGCACGGACGGGCTTTCAAGCAATACAACGCTCAATTTTTTTGACGAAATAAAAGCACTTTATAAACTCCTGCTCCCGCTCGGAGAAAACACGGCGGCTGAAAAAGCCGTCCGCATTGCCACGCTCGGCGGAGCCGAAGCGCTTTTCATGGAAGACAAAATCGGAAGCATTGAAACCGGAAAAGACTCAGATTTAATCTTTATTGAGTGCGGAGAAACGGAAAATCCGTATTTGGAGATTGTGAAAGCAAACAAAGCGGAGGTTTTGTAA
- a CDS encoding diaminopimelate epimerase, giving the protein MDFFVKSHGLGNDYIVLEEKSLSFKLTPEAARLLCDRNLGIGSDGILLLVESGKSDFGLKIFNPDGSEAEKSGNGLRIFAKFLRDYKHTNSDSFSVETPGGIVRAEIQSENGPVSFIKVEMGKAVFDAAEIPVSGGFSGDVVGEKIEADGKRFEFTAVSIGNPHCVIFTEKPSETQTRQFGPALENHEFFPNRTNVQFARAAAENLLEIFIWERGAGYTLASGSSSCAAAAAAVKNGLCENRLTVSMPGGTLDIEVGTDFEIRMTGPAEEVASGSLSAGILRKLSAQQTE; this is encoded by the coding sequence ATGGATTTTTTTGTAAAATCTCACGGCCTCGGAAACGACTACATAGTTCTTGAGGAAAAATCCCTTTCCTTCAAACTCACGCCCGAAGCCGCGCGGCTTTTATGCGACCGGAATCTCGGAATCGGCTCGGACGGAATTCTGCTTCTTGTTGAATCCGGAAAATCCGATTTCGGATTAAAAATTTTCAACCCGGACGGCAGCGAAGCCGAAAAAAGCGGAAACGGTTTGCGCATATTCGCCAAATTCCTCCGCGATTACAAACACACAAATTCGGACAGTTTTTCCGTGGAAACCCCGGGCGGAATTGTCAGGGCGGAAATTCAATCGGAAAACGGCCCTGTTTCATTTATCAAGGTGGAGATGGGAAAAGCCGTTTTTGACGCCGCAGAAATTCCCGTGTCGGGTGGTTTTTCGGGAGATGTTGTCGGTGAAAAAATAGAAGCGGACGGAAAACGGTTTGAATTTACCGCCGTGTCAATCGGAAATCCGCACTGCGTTATTTTCACTGAAAAACCCTCGGAAACACAAACCAGACAGTTCGGTCCCGCGCTTGAGAACCACGAATTTTTTCCGAACAGAACAAACGTGCAGTTCGCGCGTGCGGCGGCGGAAAACCTGCTGGAGATTTTTATCTGGGAGCGCGGAGCGGGATACACGCTCGCGTCCGGCTCAAGTTCATGCGCCGCGGCGGCGGCGGCGGTAAAAAACGGTCTGTGCGAAAACCGTCTCACGGTTTCAATGCCCGGCGGAACGCTTGATATTGAGGTCGGGACGGATTTTGAAATACGGATGACCGGACCCGCCGAAGAGGTGGCGTCCGGCAGTTTAAGCGCCGGCATTTTGCGCAAACTCTCCGCGCAACAGACAGAATGA
- a CDS encoding dodecin domain-containing protein, which translates to MAVARVTEVIGSSTKSWDDAVKEALKRANKTLRGLTGIEVTKMNAHIKNGKIAEYRAHVKITFILEG; encoded by the coding sequence ATGGCTGTAGCACGCGTAACAGAGGTTATAGGTTCTTCAACAAAATCGTGGGACGACGCCGTCAAGGAAGCTCTTAAAAGGGCGAATAAAACCTTGAGAGGACTCACGGGTATTGAAGTTACAAAAATGAACGCTCATATAAAAAATGGCAAAATTGCCGAATACAGAGCGCATGTAAAAATAACCTTCATTCTTGAAGGCTGA
- a CDS encoding glucose 1-dehydrogenase, translating into MHDLKGQVAVVTGGSRGIGKAISLALAEAGADILLNYARNDKAADAVKKEIESLGRKCVTVRADVGNYDQAQMVGKAAVNHFGKVNILINNAGVNRDRMLKRMTVEQWNEVIQTNLSSVFNCTKAVLDPLSANEDGGSIVSISSIIGEMGNIGQANYASTKAGITGFTKSMARELSRSKIRVNAVAPGFIETDMLMSVPEDIRKTILKDIPLGRFGSAEEVALSVVYLCAESGSWITGTTLRLNGGHYI; encoded by the coding sequence ATGCACGACCTTAAAGGTCAGGTTGCCGTTGTTACGGGCGGCTCAAGAGGAATAGGAAAAGCGATATCGCTTGCTCTTGCCGAAGCCGGAGCGGACATACTGCTTAACTACGCAAGAAACGACAAAGCTGCGGACGCGGTTAAAAAAGAAATTGAATCGCTCGGAAGAAAATGCGTAACCGTGCGCGCCGACGTGGGCAATTACGATCAGGCTCAGATGGTCGGAAAGGCGGCCGTCAACCATTTCGGCAAGGTTAACATTCTGATTAACAACGCCGGAGTGAACAGAGACAGAATGCTCAAAAGAATGACGGTTGAGCAGTGGAACGAGGTTATTCAGACAAACCTGTCAAGTGTTTTCAACTGCACAAAAGCCGTGCTTGACCCGCTTTCCGCGAATGAGGACGGCGGCTCAATAGTTTCCATCTCTTCAATAATCGGGGAAATGGGAAATATCGGGCAGGCAAACTACGCTTCAACAAAAGCCGGAATAACCGGTTTTACAAAAAGCATGGCGCGCGAACTTTCCAGAAGCAAAATCAGAGTGAACGCCGTGGCTCCCGGTTTTATTGAAACCGACATGCTCATGAGCGTTCCCGAAGACATAAGAAAGACAATTCTCAAAGACATACCGCTTGGCAGATTCGGTTCCGCCGAGGAAGTGGCTCTTTCGGTTGTCTATCTGTGTGCGGAATCCGGAAGTTGGATTACGGGAACCACCCTGCGTCTCAACGGCGGACACTACATATAG
- the prfA gene encoding peptide chain release factor 1, with protein sequence MLSPEALETLDETEKRHERNEKRLSEPEITSEDIVKLSKEISEISETVELYRRYKDIRTQIEENTPLLENTELAELAQTEIEQLERESGKCEGRIMELLTPKDPNDEKNIILEIRPGTGGEEAALFASDLLGMYSKFCEKNGWTLTLISLNEMERGGIREVVATVEGKNVFENLKHESGVHRVQRVPTTETGGRIHTSTATVAVLAEPEDVDVEIDEKDLKIDTYKASGPGGQHVNKTDSAVRITHTPSGIVVQCQSERSQHKNRAQTMRMMRAKLYELETEKQEIKRAGERKKQVGGGERSEKIRTYNFPQSRVTDHRIGFTLSNIDTVMNGGIEKIISMLKNSDAAAGKIGH encoded by the coding sequence ATGCTCAGCCCGGAAGCCCTTGAAACACTTGATGAAACGGAAAAGAGGCACGAACGGAACGAAAAACGGCTTTCCGAGCCCGAAATAACGTCCGAAGACATTGTAAAACTCTCAAAAGAGATATCGGAAATTTCGGAAACGGTGGAACTTTACAGGAGATACAAGGACATCCGAACACAGATTGAGGAAAACACGCCGCTGCTTGAAAACACCGAACTCGCCGAACTCGCGCAGACGGAAATAGAACAACTTGAACGCGAAAGCGGCAAGTGCGAAGGCAGGATAATGGAGTTGCTCACCCCTAAAGACCCCAATGACGAAAAAAACATCATTCTTGAAATCCGACCGGGAACCGGCGGGGAGGAAGCGGCGCTTTTCGCGTCCGACCTGCTGGGAATGTATTCAAAATTCTGCGAAAAAAACGGCTGGACTCTCACCTTAATATCGTTAAACGAAATGGAAAGAGGGGGAATAAGGGAAGTCGTCGCAACCGTTGAAGGGAAAAATGTTTTTGAAAATCTAAAACACGAGAGCGGTGTTCACAGGGTTCAGCGCGTGCCAACCACCGAAACGGGCGGGAGAATTCACACCTCAACGGCGACTGTCGCGGTTCTCGCCGAGCCGGAAGACGTGGACGTGGAAATTGATGAAAAGGATCTCAAAATTGACACCTACAAAGCGTCCGGTCCCGGAGGGCAGCACGTGAACAAAACTGATTCCGCGGTGCGCATAACTCACACGCCGAGCGGCATAGTGGTTCAGTGCCAGAGCGAAAGATCTCAACACAAAAACCGCGCGCAAACCATGAGGATGATGAGGGCGAAACTGTATGAACTGGAAACGGAAAAACAGGAAATCAAGAGAGCGGGCGAAAGAAAGAAACAGGTCGGCGGCGGTGAAAGAAGCGAAAAAATCAGAACCTACAACTTTCCGCAGTCAAGGGTAACCGACCACAGAATTGGCTTCACGCTTTCAAACATAGACACGGTTATGAACGGAGGCATTGAAAAAATTATTTCCATGTTGAAAAACAGCGATGCCGCGGCGGGAAAAATCGGACACTGA
- the zapA gene encoding cell division protein ZapA produces MLDGSSKQIEVKITAFGTVYVVQTAPENEERIKRAAILLESKSEEFSDILKKKSATTVPPPQFFYAALHIADEMLMLRENSEQKLAGIEKVVDDSLIAKFIKLKMAYGAERR; encoded by the coding sequence TTGTTGGACGGTTCGAGCAAGCAGATTGAGGTTAAAATCACGGCTTTTGGCACGGTATATGTTGTCCAAACCGCTCCCGAAAATGAGGAGCGGATTAAAAGAGCCGCAATTCTTCTGGAAAGCAAATCGGAAGAGTTCTCAGATATTCTGAAGAAAAAATCCGCAACCACTGTGCCGCCCCCGCAGTTTTTTTACGCAGCTCTCCACATAGCCGACGAAATGCTTATGTTGAGGGAAAACAGTGAACAGAAACTTGCCGGTATTGAGAAAGTTGTGGACGACTCTCTTATCGCCAAATTCATTAAGCTCAAAATGGCTTATGGAGCCGAGAGACGATGA
- a CDS encoding 5-formyltetrahydrofolate cyclo-ligase: MEPRDDEIFEKFSDTRLSKTEIRERFERLRVARSASELAGLSSAISSEIVNSDIFRSAQTVALYSAVRGEVDVSPVLPVLRESGKKVFFPRVCGRDLRFFEVSDAGELSAGSFSIPEPPEDPAREAAPSDIDLIVVPGLCFDRSGSRIGYGKGFYDRTTRGLNTEKVCAAAYSFQFVDFEIPSEPHDARVGFVITERGVFRARKEGLKNV, translated from the coding sequence ATGGAGCCGAGAGACGATGAGATATTTGAAAAGTTTAGCGACACGCGACTTTCAAAGACTGAAATAAGAGAACGCTTTGAGCGTTTGAGAGTGGCAAGGTCCGCTTCGGAACTTGCCGGACTCAGTTCCGCCATATCTTCGGAGATTGTCAATAGCGACATTTTCCGGTCCGCGCAAACGGTCGCGCTTTACAGCGCGGTACGTGGTGAAGTGGATGTTTCCCCCGTTCTGCCGGTTCTGCGTGAGAGCGGGAAGAAGGTGTTTTTCCCCAGAGTTTGCGGACGGGATTTGCGGTTTTTTGAAGTGTCGGACGCGGGCGAACTGTCCGCCGGCAGTTTTTCAATTCCCGAACCCCCAGAAGACCCCGCGCGCGAAGCCGCGCCGTCCGATATTGACCTTATCGTGGTTCCGGGTCTGTGTTTTGACCGTTCCGGTTCAAGGATTGGATACGGCAAGGGTTTTTACGATCGCACCACGCGCGGTTTGAATACCGAAAAGGTTTGCGCGGCGGCGTATTCCTTTCAGTTTGTTGATTTTGAAATACCGTCCGAGCCGCATGACGCGCGGGTCGGATTTGTAATAACCGAGCGCGGCGTGTTCCGCGCCCGGAAGGAAGGTTTGAAAAATGTTTGA
- the rny gene encoding ribonuclease Y, whose translation MFDSIYITVLMSGVVFFVAGFAIHHLIISAKEKNNLSKKSSLAKQIVDRAKRDADKIIESAKSRSSEVTRKNKHSFEKMEKDKRREFSSLEQDVRKKSESVNKKLQEVADRETEMGRRQQSLNSLEQSLKERHSEIDQIKSDMTKRLEEISGLSAEEIKREMLETLEAEAKKEASLRVREIQEDAEQGAKEAATKAIALAVHRYAGKYTAENTSSTVTLPDPNIKGKIIGREGRNIRALEVRTGVDFVIDDSPDTVVLTSLNSLRREIAVVSLKRLIDDGRVHPGRIEEVVSDVEQEINEEIKKAGEGAVLDLGIHDMDPELVRHVGMLKYRRSYAQNMLNHSIEVAFICGMLAAEIGYDQNRAKRAALLHDVGKAVDHEVEGSHVEIGAELARKYKEAPEVVKAVEQSHDSRVTDVLSILVQAADTISASRPGARKESFEKYIKRVEEIEEIGNSFTGVSKCFAIQAGRELRVIVENSALGEDESESLSRDIAKKIQDEVTYPGKIKVTVIRETRAVAFAS comes from the coding sequence ATGTTTGATTCTATTTATATCACGGTTCTTATGAGCGGAGTTGTTTTCTTCGTTGCGGGGTTTGCCATACACCATTTGATTATCTCCGCGAAGGAAAAAAACAATCTTTCAAAAAAGTCGTCTCTCGCCAAACAGATTGTTGACAGGGCGAAAAGGGACGCGGACAAGATTATTGAAAGCGCCAAGTCAAGGTCTTCCGAAGTAACGCGCAAGAACAAGCACAGTTTTGAGAAGATGGAAAAAGACAAACGCAGGGAGTTTTCGTCTCTTGAACAGGATGTTCGCAAAAAAAGCGAGTCCGTCAACAAAAAACTGCAGGAAGTCGCCGACAGGGAAACCGAAATGGGACGCCGGCAACAGAGTCTGAACTCCCTTGAGCAGTCGCTCAAAGAAAGGCACTCGGAGATTGACCAAATTAAGTCGGACATGACGAAACGCCTTGAAGAGATTTCAGGCTTGTCAGCCGAGGAGATAAAGCGCGAGATGCTTGAGACACTTGAGGCCGAGGCGAAAAAGGAGGCTTCCTTGAGGGTTAGAGAAATTCAGGAGGACGCCGAGCAGGGAGCAAAAGAGGCCGCCACGAAGGCAATCGCGCTTGCGGTTCACAGGTATGCCGGCAAATACACGGCTGAGAACACGTCCTCAACCGTTACCCTTCCCGACCCGAACATAAAGGGGAAAATCATCGGGCGCGAAGGCAGAAACATCAGGGCTCTGGAAGTGCGCACGGGGGTTGATTTTGTCATAGACGACTCACCCGACACGGTTGTTCTCACGAGCCTGAACTCTTTGAGGCGTGAGATTGCCGTGGTGTCGCTCAAACGGCTTATTGATGACGGCAGGGTGCATCCGGGGAGAATAGAAGAGGTTGTTTCCGACGTTGAGCAGGAGATAAACGAGGAGATTAAAAAAGCCGGCGAGGGCGCGGTTTTAGACCTTGGAATTCACGACATGGACCCCGAACTTGTGCGCCATGTGGGAATGCTGAAATACAGAAGAAGCTACGCGCAGAATATGCTTAACCACTCAATAGAGGTGGCTTTCATCTGCGGCATGCTCGCCGCCGAAATCGGCTACGACCAGAACCGCGCCAAGCGCGCCGCGCTTCTTCACGATGTCGGAAAGGCGGTTGACCATGAGGTTGAGGGCTCGCATGTGGAGATAGGGGCGGAACTTGCGCGTAAATACAAGGAAGCCCCGGAAGTGGTAAAAGCCGTTGAGCAAAGTCACGATTCGCGGGTTACCGATGTTCTTTCAATTCTTGTTCAGGCGGCGGACACAATTTCCGCTTCACGCCCCGGAGCGAGAAAGGAGAGTTTCGAGAAATACATCAAGCGCGTTGAGGAGATTGAGGAAATCGGCAATTCGTTCACGGGCGTGAGCAAATGTTTCGCGATACAGGCGGGCAGGGAACTGCGCGTTATTGTTGAGAACAGCGCTCTGGGTGAGGATGAGAGCGAATCGCTTTCAAGGGACATTGCCAAGAAGATACAGGACGAAGTTACCTATCCCGGAAAAATCAAAGTAACGGTGATAAGGGAAACCCGCGCGGTCGCGTTTGCGTCTTAG
- a CDS encoding glycine--tRNA ligase subunit beta: protein MKKDLFIELAVEEIPSAMAPEIARGLSEGFENRLRELNVGLKKTVCLHTPRRFSLMIEGLEPRGKDTLVESFGPAEAAAFNPDGSPTKAAIGFARSKGVKVEDLETAQRERGRFLVFRRKTKGEDSGRIIARETPAIIAAVRCAKSMRWNGQSAVFARPIRKISCFYGGKPLKIEAPGIPFSNTVSGHRFAGGKPFKPAGWKPYLQFLRKNFVIADPEERRTLIEKEVARECKKLGGVFRRDDELLDTVCGLVEHPLVLSGNFEKKFLELPQEVLTSVMKNHQKYFPVFSTSGGLMPHFVFVCGTPVKDASAVIKGNERVLRARFVDAEFFHTEDLKKPLRDRTGELESMIFLSGLGTYGDKTARLEKIAAELALKTGKKTLVNKLKKSARLSKADLATQMVFEIPELQGVMGGHYASKQGEDKDVVAAIEEHYMPTARDSEIPATDAGALLAIADKIDNICGCFYLGMKPSGSSDPLALRRQAIGLIRTALDKNLDFSLAGLIDFTLNLLKKASYSAAPVTDIKQVGAEARDFIAERFRSVMAHEAKADSLEAVISAGFDGVTDCGRRLAALEGARKSKSFMTLVASFKRVVNILKDGTDGKVNPKLFENDEEKTLWKAVEKIEKTPVKSGYEAHLKLIGSLSKPVDAFFEGVMVMHSNKRIRKNRIALLGHIKDLFFKVGDLSKLDSSKD, encoded by the coding sequence ATGAAGAAAGATCTTTTCATTGAACTCGCGGTGGAGGAAATTCCGTCCGCGATGGCGCCGGAAATCGCACGCGGTCTGTCGGAAGGTTTTGAAAACCGCCTGCGGGAGTTGAACGTGGGTTTAAAAAAAACCGTATGCCTTCACACGCCCCGACGCTTCTCGCTGATGATAGAGGGACTGGAGCCGCGCGGAAAAGACACGCTGGTTGAGAGTTTTGGACCTGCGGAAGCCGCGGCTTTCAATCCGGACGGCTCGCCCACCAAAGCCGCGATTGGATTTGCCCGAAGCAAGGGCGTGAAAGTGGAAGACCTTGAAACAGCCCAGCGCGAGCGCGGCAGGTTTCTTGTGTTCCGGCGGAAAACAAAGGGCGAAGATTCGGGGCGTATAATCGCACGGGAAACGCCCGCGATTATAGCGGCGGTTCGCTGCGCAAAATCAATGAGATGGAACGGGCAAAGCGCGGTATTTGCAAGGCCCATAAGGAAAATATCGTGCTTTTACGGCGGCAAACCGCTCAAAATTGAAGCGCCCGGAATACCCTTTTCAAACACTGTTTCAGGGCACAGATTCGCGGGAGGCAAACCCTTCAAACCCGCCGGCTGGAAGCCGTATCTTCAATTTTTGAGAAAAAACTTTGTCATCGCCGACCCCGAAGAGCGGCGCACGCTGATTGAAAAAGAGGTCGCGCGCGAATGTAAAAAACTCGGCGGCGTTTTCAGACGGGACGACGAATTGCTTGATACCGTCTGCGGACTTGTGGAACACCCGCTTGTTCTCTCTGGAAATTTTGAGAAAAAGTTTCTTGAACTGCCGCAAGAGGTTCTTACAAGCGTGATGAAAAACCACCAGAAATACTTCCCCGTATTTTCAACATCGGGCGGACTCATGCCGCATTTTGTGTTTGTGTGCGGAACTCCCGTCAAAGACGCAAGCGCGGTAATCAAGGGAAACGAAAGGGTGTTGCGCGCGCGGTTCGTGGACGCGGAGTTTTTCCACACAGAAGATTTAAAGAAACCTCTCCGGGACAGAACCGGCGAACTTGAATCAATGATTTTTCTCTCAGGGCTTGGAACCTACGGCGACAAAACCGCCAGACTTGAAAAAATCGCCGCCGAACTCGCGCTCAAGACCGGTAAAAAGACGCTTGTGAACAAACTGAAAAAATCCGCACGCCTTTCAAAAGCCGATCTCGCAACACAGATGGTTTTTGAAATCCCCGAACTGCAAGGCGTTATGGGCGGACACTATGCCTCAAAACAGGGCGAAGACAAAGACGTTGTCGCCGCGATTGAGGAACACTATATGCCGACCGCAAGGGACTCGGAGATTCCCGCAACGGACGCGGGCGCGCTGCTGGCAATAGCGGACAAAATTGACAATATCTGCGGCTGTTTCTATCTGGGAATGAAACCGAGCGGTTCGTCCGACCCGCTCGCGCTCAGAAGGCAGGCAATCGGGCTTATACGGACGGCGCTTGATAAGAATCTTGATTTCAGCCTCGCCGGACTCATTGACTTCACGCTCAATTTGTTGAAAAAAGCGTCCTATTCAGCCGCTCCCGTAACGGACATAAAACAGGTTGGCGCCGAAGCGCGGGATTTTATCGCCGAAAGGTTCAGAAGCGTTATGGCACATGAAGCGAAAGCGGACTCCCTTGAAGCGGTTATCTCCGCGGGCTTTGACGGCGTAACGGACTGCGGGCGGCGGCTTGCCGCGCTTGAAGGCGCAAGAAAGTCAAAATCATTTATGACACTCGTGGCGTCTTTCAAAAGGGTCGTGAACATTCTCAAAGATGGCACGGACGGGAAAGTCAATCCGAAACTGTTTGAAAATGACGAGGAAAAAACGCTCTGGAAAGCGGTTGAAAAGATTGAAAAAACCCCCGTCAAGAGCGGTTACGAAGCACACCTGAAACTGATAGGGTCTTTGAGCAAACCCGTTGATGCGTTCTTTGAAGGCGTGATGGTAATGCACTCCAACAAACGCATACGGAAAAACCGCATCGCCCTGCTCGGACACATAAAAGACCTGTTTTTCAAAGTCGGCGACTTGTCAAAACTGGACTCGTCAAAAGACTGA